A window of Oscillatoria sp. FACHB-1406 contains these coding sequences:
- a CDS encoding serine/threonine-protein kinase — MLTSDTLLNDRYYLQQLLNSSPARQTWLARDNTTQIQVIVKLLALGGAVQWDELKLFEREAQILQQLDHPRVPKYYDYFSLDDRSLWFALVQQYIPGQSLKQKLDCGQPLSLQQVQRTLEDVLEILQYLHRLHPPILHRDIKPSNLLWGEDNRVYLLDFGAVQVRPPAAAATFTVVGTYGYTPLEQYGGQSVPASDLYSLGATAIHLLTGVAPSELAKDDFRLQFRDRLAAGTDERFIAWLEKLTEPSPQKRFSSAKEALESLQHKSTVTPSVAQPARGRLSRLLKTSEQLTIEIPSRFEIECIKPFQRSFGSLFRSMGGGLRSKEKVQKALGWGILTVAGICTLVSFTGLASALVGLVLLPFSLLPYLALLWLILSLRGSTYFQRTQVSFNRNVFEIRHNAPGGRVERGELAQIEEVYLTKWRDRTGQPHHGISIATQTKRKILFFAAQRDRQFLFGQYLSEYELHWLAGEIQDWLNAIRFSKP; from the coding sequence ATGCTCACTTCGGACACCCTTCTCAACGATCGCTACTACCTCCAACAGCTATTAAACAGCAGTCCCGCGCGACAAACTTGGTTAGCCCGAGATAACACTACACAAATCCAAGTCATTGTCAAGCTCTTGGCGCTGGGTGGAGCGGTACAGTGGGATGAGTTGAAACTCTTCGAGCGAGAAGCGCAAATTCTACAGCAACTCGACCATCCTCGCGTTCCCAAGTATTACGATTATTTTTCCCTCGACGATCGCAGTCTCTGGTTTGCCCTAGTACAGCAATACATCCCCGGACAATCCCTCAAACAAAAATTAGATTGCGGTCAACCGCTTTCCCTCCAACAAGTACAGCGCACCCTTGAAGATGTTTTAGAAATCTTGCAATACCTGCACCGGCTGCATCCGCCCATTTTGCACCGAGATATCAAACCGAGCAATCTCCTCTGGGGTGAGGACAATCGCGTTTATCTCCTGGACTTTGGGGCGGTGCAAGTGCGTCCGCCCGCAGCCGCAGCAACGTTTACGGTGGTGGGAACTTACGGCTATACGCCCTTAGAACAGTACGGCGGTCAATCGGTTCCCGCCTCGGATTTATACTCTTTAGGGGCGACAGCGATTCATTTACTAACGGGGGTTGCACCGTCGGAATTAGCAAAAGATGACTTTCGCCTTCAATTTCGCGATCGCCTCGCAGCGGGAACAGACGAGCGATTCATCGCTTGGTTGGAGAAACTAACCGAACCTTCCCCGCAAAAGCGCTTCAGTAGCGCCAAAGAAGCCTTAGAGAGCTTGCAGCACAAATCGACAGTAACGCCCAGCGTCGCTCAACCCGCACGCGGGCGACTATCTCGCCTATTAAAAACCTCAGAACAGTTAACGATTGAAATTCCCTCTCGCTTCGAGATTGAATGTATCAAACCCTTCCAACGCTCCTTTGGCAGTCTTTTTAGATCGATGGGAGGAGGGTTGCGATCGAAAGAGAAAGTTCAGAAGGCCCTGGGCTGGGGTATTTTGACCGTCGCGGGGATTTGTACGCTGGTATCCTTCACGGGCTTGGCTTCTGCCCTTGTCGGATTGGTGCTACTCCCCTTTTCTTTGCTGCCTTACCTAGCCCTCCTCTGGCTAATTTTGTCATTACGAGGCAGTACCTATTTTCAGCGAACGCAAGTTTCTTTCAATCGCAATGTCTTTGAAATTCGGCACAATGCCCCTGGAGGTCGCGTAGAACGGGGAGAATTAGCGCAGATTGAAGAAGTTTACCTGACTAAATGGCGCGATCGCACCGGTCAACCCCATCACGGTATTTCGATTGCTACCCAAACAAAACGCAAAATCCTCTTTTTTGCCGCTCAACGCGATCGCCAGTTCCTTTTCGGGCAATATCTCAGCGAATACGAACTCCACTGGTTAGCAGGCGAAATTCAAGACTGGTTAAATGCCATCCGCTTTAGTAAACCTTAG
- a CDS encoding c-type cytochrome, protein MDNPSVHSKTSIQRSILAIAAICAAIALGYAALHWYRASDPYIHSVLTSQSNPDRGRAIFEINCAACHGLEGKGLVGPSLHHVAQRRSELSLIHQVISGETPPMPMFQPKPQEMADLLEYLRQL, encoded by the coding sequence GTGGATAACCCATCCGTCCATTCAAAAACCAGCATCCAGCGGTCAATCCTCGCGATCGCTGCCATCTGTGCCGCGATCGCGCTGGGTTACGCAGCCCTCCATTGGTATCGCGCCTCGGATCCGTATATCCACAGCGTTCTAACCTCACAAAGCAATCCCGACCGAGGTCGCGCCATCTTTGAGATCAATTGCGCAGCTTGTCACGGACTAGAGGGTAAGGGGTTAGTCGGACCCAGCCTGCACCATGTTGCCCAGCGCCGATCCGAATTAAGCTTAATCCACCAAGTCATTAGCGGTGAAACTCCTCCGATGCCAATGTTTCAACCGAAGCCGCAAGAAATGGCCGATCTGCTTGAATATTTGCGGCAATTGTAA
- the rsmD gene encoding 16S rRNA (guanine(966)-N(2))-methyltransferase RsmD, with protein sequence MRIYGNRLLKTLPGQATRPTSARVREAVFNIWQGDIEGCRWLDLCAGNGSMGAEALCRGADRVVGIEQSGRAISIIRQNWQGIIRPGQSMGVLRGDVRQKLNDLAGEQFDRIYFDPPYRSDLYEAVPCAIARLQLLCDTGELAIEHDPKLWKAVEIAGLERVRHKVYGNTAIAFYQIAQ encoded by the coding sequence ATGAGAATTTATGGCAATCGTTTATTGAAAACATTACCCGGACAAGCGACTCGTCCGACTTCGGCTCGAGTGCGCGAAGCGGTTTTTAATATCTGGCAGGGCGATATTGAAGGCTGTCGCTGGTTGGATTTGTGTGCGGGTAATGGTTCGATGGGAGCCGAGGCGCTATGTCGCGGGGCCGATCGCGTGGTGGGCATCGAACAATCGGGACGGGCTATTAGCATAATACGGCAAAATTGGCAAGGCATCATCCGCCCCGGACAATCAATGGGCGTGTTGCGTGGGGATGTCCGTCAAAAGCTCAACGATTTAGCGGGGGAACAGTTCGATCGCATTTATTTCGATCCGCCTTACCGCAGCGATTTGTACGAAGCGGTTCCCTGTGCGATCGCGCGTTTGCAATTGCTCTGCGATACGGGAGAACTCGCCATCGAACACGATCCCAAGCTTTGGAAGGCGGTAGAGATTGCCGGACTCGAACGGGTTCGTCACAAAGTCTACGGAAATACCGCGATCGCTTTTTATCAAATTGCTCAATAA
- the petG gene encoding cytochrome b6-f complex subunit V: MIEPLLLGIVAGLVPITLAGLFVAAYLQYKRIEEPRL; the protein is encoded by the coding sequence ATGATCGAACCTTTATTGTTGGGCATTGTTGCCGGTCTTGTCCCCATTACTTTAGCGGGACTGTTCGTTGCGGCTTATCTTCAGTACAAGCGCATCGAAGAACCGAGACTGTAG